A window of the Cucurbita pepo subsp. pepo cultivar mu-cu-16 chromosome LG01, ASM280686v2, whole genome shotgun sequence genome harbors these coding sequences:
- the LOC111805802 gene encoding formin-like protein 20 produces the protein MCIQTRPRYALFIFSFFIFFLSINVVLTHGFLSSKKLDESTGGDDPSVKCTPCTHNPPPPPPPPKKPSPAYCPPPPPPPSSFIYILGPPGNLYPIDRDFAGADRRRVAVELSAVALFGLIGFLGV, from the coding sequence atgtgcATCCAAACGAGGCCTCGTTATGCTCTGTTCATCTTcagcttcttcatcttctttctctcaATCAATGTAGTACTCACCCATGGCTTCCTCTCTTCCAAGAAGCTTGATGAATCCACCGGCGGGGACGATCCCAGCGTCAAGTGTACACCCTGCACCCATAATCCGCCACCCCCACCACCCCCACCGAAGAAACCGTCACCGGCCTACTGCCCTCCGCCACCGCCTCCTCCGTCGTCTTTCATATACATACTCGGCCCCCCTGGAAACTTGTATCCCATTGACCGGGACTTCGCCGGTGCTGATCGAAGGAGGGTAGCCGTGGAGTTGTCGGCGGTTGCTCTCTTTGGATTGATTGGTTTTCTTGGAGTTTGA